From the genome of Streptomyces sp. NBC_01317, one region includes:
- a CDS encoding APC family permease, protein MPRLDAEQSGLLRRVGEEWGRVSAPPEAWRRVLPVDPDVGSYPEPGQIVPARFGRVVSVPTLSGGPTTAEAGGGGGDEAGTGAEWQPGGLALRLRRTLLGAPLANTAIVRERMRKLVALPVLSADALSSVAYGPEAMLLVLVLAGTAGLHATVPVALAIVFLMLAVGLSYRQTIRAYPMGGGSYIVATDNLGRIPGLIAAAGLMTDYILTVAVSVSSGMGAVTSAIPSLSPEIVPIGVLVIAILLAGNLRGVRQAGALFAAPTYAFIVAILALVATGLYSAAGRDFAPTPHPVVTATEGLGVLLVMKAFASGATAMTGIEAISNAVPAFKPVAWRNARTTLSWMIVLLVVLFSGVIALIHYEGIVPQTGETALSQLAHRSYGSNGFYVFTQAATALVLLLAANTAYNDFPRVLFLLARDDHAPRIFLRLGDRLAFSNGIILLSVAAALVYIAFEGKTASLIPLYAVGVFLAFTLSQWGMVVHWWRKRNRHWRKSLCFNATGAVLSAAVFITAGITKFTAGAWLAILAVGAFLLVTTRIHRHYARVRQALRLHPQMIEIPGHSITPHSRPDTGIGIGTGSGSGSAARAPAPPGPAAPTGADPTASAGRERDAETEDTPEEIRHLSVVPIDALHQASMRALAYAASLQQPVLALHVSPAEEEAELFRESWRLWGNRLPLAVVVSPYRAIVAPMIGYIESLHRQRPDLTITVILPEIVVRHWYHRILHSYLGGRLRRSLRPLPKIVVTTVPFHV, encoded by the coding sequence ATGCCCAGGCTCGACGCCGAGCAGTCGGGGCTCCTGCGGCGGGTCGGTGAGGAGTGGGGGCGGGTGTCCGCGCCCCCCGAGGCCTGGCGCCGCGTCCTGCCGGTGGACCCCGACGTCGGCAGCTACCCCGAGCCGGGGCAGATCGTCCCGGCCCGGTTCGGACGGGTCGTCAGCGTCCCCACGCTCAGCGGCGGACCGACCACGGCCGAGGCCGGCGGGGGCGGCGGGGACGAGGCGGGGACGGGCGCCGAATGGCAGCCCGGCGGTCTGGCGCTCCGCCTCCGGCGGACCCTCCTCGGGGCTCCCCTCGCGAACACGGCGATCGTGCGCGAGCGGATGCGCAAGCTGGTGGCGCTGCCGGTGCTCTCGGCGGACGCCCTGTCCTCGGTGGCGTACGGCCCCGAGGCGATGCTGCTGGTCCTGGTGCTCGCCGGGACCGCCGGGCTCCACGCGACCGTGCCGGTGGCGCTCGCGATCGTGTTTCTCATGCTCGCCGTGGGGTTGTCGTACCGTCAGACGATCCGCGCGTATCCGATGGGCGGGGGCTCGTACATCGTCGCGACGGACAACCTGGGACGCATCCCGGGACTGATCGCGGCCGCCGGGCTGATGACGGACTACATCCTCACCGTCGCCGTCTCGGTCTCCTCCGGCATGGGGGCGGTCACCTCGGCGATCCCGAGCCTGTCCCCGGAGATCGTGCCGATCGGCGTGCTGGTCATCGCCATCCTCCTGGCCGGCAACCTGCGCGGCGTGCGGCAGGCGGGCGCGCTGTTCGCCGCGCCCACCTACGCCTTCATCGTCGCCATCCTCGCGCTGGTGGCCACGGGCCTGTACAGCGCGGCGGGCCGGGACTTCGCCCCCACACCGCACCCGGTCGTGACCGCGACCGAGGGGCTGGGCGTGCTGCTGGTGATGAAGGCCTTCGCCTCCGGGGCCACGGCGATGACCGGCATCGAGGCGATCTCCAACGCCGTGCCCGCCTTCAAGCCGGTCGCCTGGCGCAACGCGCGCACGACACTGTCGTGGATGATCGTGCTGCTCGTGGTGTTGTTCTCCGGGGTGATCGCCCTGATCCACTACGAGGGGATCGTGCCGCAGACGGGGGAGACCGCGCTGTCCCAACTGGCCCATCGCAGCTACGGGTCGAACGGGTTCTACGTCTTCACCCAGGCGGCGACCGCGCTGGTGCTCCTGCTCGCCGCGAACACCGCGTACAACGACTTCCCCCGGGTCCTGTTCCTGCTGGCGCGCGACGACCACGCGCCACGGATCTTCCTGCGCCTGGGCGACCGGCTGGCGTTCTCCAACGGGATCATCCTGCTGTCGGTGGCCGCCGCGCTCGTCTACATCGCCTTCGAGGGCAAGACGGCGTCGCTGATCCCGCTGTACGCCGTCGGGGTGTTCCTCGCCTTCACCCTGTCGCAGTGGGGCATGGTCGTGCACTGGTGGCGCAAGCGCAACCGGCACTGGCGCAAGAGCCTGTGCTTCAACGCCACCGGCGCCGTCCTGTCGGCGGCCGTCTTCATCACGGCGGGCATCACCAAGTTCACGGCCGGGGCGTGGCTCGCCATTCTCGCGGTGGGCGCGTTCCTTCTGGTGACGACGCGGATCCACCGCCACTACGCGAGGGTGCGTCAGGCGCTCCGCCTGCACCCGCAGATGATCGAGATCCCCGGGCACTCGATCACGCCCCACTCGCGCCCCGACACCGGCATCGGCATCGGCACCGGGTCCGGGTCCGGGTCAGCCGCCCGCGCGCCCGCGCCGCCGGGTCCCGCCGCTCCGACGGGGGCCGACCCCACGGCCTCGGCGGGCCGGGAGCGGGACGCGGAGACGGAGGACACCCCGGAGGAGATCCGCCATCTGTCCGTCGTGCCGATCGACGCCCTGCACCAGGCGAGCATGCGCGCCCTCGCCTACGCCGCCTCGCTCCAGCAGCCCGTGCTGGCGCTGCACGTCAGTCCGGCCGAGGAGGAGGCCGAGCTGTTCCGGGAGTCGTGGCGGCTGTGGGGGAACCGGCTGCCGCTGGCGGTCGTCGTGTCCCCGTACCGCGCGATCGTGGCCCCGATGATCGGGTACATCGAGTCCCTGCACCGGCAGCGGCCCGATCTGACGATCACGGTGATCCTGCCGGAGATCGTCGTACGCCACTGGTACCACCGGATCCTGCACAGCTATCTCGGCGGGCGGCTGCGGCGGTCGCTCCGGCCCCTGCCGAAGATCGTCGTGACGACGGTCCCGTTCCACGTCTAG